From Parambassis ranga chromosome 9, fParRan2.1, whole genome shotgun sequence, the proteins below share one genomic window:
- the rufy3 gene encoding protein RUFY3 isoform X2: MSDLTPQSETPTPTTDKITQAARETIYLCNFRVSVDGEWLCLRELNDISLTPDPEPAHEDPKDPIAIERLNLMNMAKLSIKGLIESALNLGRTLDSDYAPLQQFFVVMEHCLKHGLKAKKTFLGQNKSFWGPLELVEKLTPEAGEITASVKDLPGLKTPLGRGRAWLRLALMQKKLSDYMKTIINRKDLLSEFYEANALMMEEEGAVIAGLLVGLNVIDANLCMKGEDLDSQVGVIDFSMYLKDGGHSSKSAEGDGQITAILDQKNYVEELNRHLSASVNNLQAKVDALEKSNTKLTEELAVANNRIITLQEDVERVKEESSYQLESRKALRSESAADGQVLGETRKQLKEETLLRLDVEKELEVQIGMKQEMELSMKMLEKDICEKQDALVELRQQLEDLRVINQQLSHKSQSADAGSKQKSEAITRLEEKINQMSGTVKQLETRSKQAERERDLALEANRLFKQEFGDKIESLQEEVDQLRKHRSNLEQEVRKERERRSELQLGAACRQSSSTPRRERRHPESGTKHLPESLSVKGETEQLQSGQEDRTSLSSSLSLSHHEDEQDESFVEISQPSMCSLCEDDESLLKTKKQCKNCSGVFCESCVSNELPLPSSILPETVCTACYSQLLQQYASSPT; encoded by the exons ATGTCTGATCTGACGCCTCAGAGCGAAACCCCGACTCCCACCACAGACAAGATCACCCAGGCCGCCCGGGAGACCATTTATCTCTGCAACTTTCGCGTGTCTGTCGATGGCGAGTGGCTCTGCCTCCGTGAGCTCAATGACATCTCCCTCACACCAGACCCAGAGCCGGCCCATGAAG ATCCTAAGGATCCGATTGCAATCGAAAGGCTTAACTTGATGAACATGGCCAAACTGAGCATCAAGGGCCTGATCGAGTCGGCTCTCAACCTGGGACGCACGCTCGACTCCGACTATGCACCTCTCCAGCAGTTCTTTGTCGTGATGGAGCACTGTCTGAAACACGGATTGAAAG CTAAGAAGACCTTCCTGGGGCAGAACAAGTCTTTCTGGGGGCCGTTGGAGCTCGTGGAGAAGCTGACTCCAGAGGCAGGAGAGATCACGGCCAGCGTCAAAGACCTGCCAGGCCTTAA AACTCCTCTAGGAAGGGGCCGCGCCTGGTTACGACTGGCCCTGATGCAGAAGAAGCTCTCCGACTACATGAAGACCATCATCAACAGGAAGGACTTgctcag tGAATTCTATGAAGCGAACGCGttgatgatggaggaggagggcgcCGTCATCGCCGGGCTGCTCGTCGGACTAAATGTCATCGATGCCAATCTGTGCATGAAGGGAGAGGACTTGGACTCACAG GTCGGGGTGATTGATTTCTCAATGTACCTCAAAGATGGCGGACACAGTAGTAAGAGTGCAGAGGG TGACGGTCAGATCACAGCGATCCTCGATCAGAAGAATTACGTGGAGGAGCTGAACAGACATTTAAG tgcATCAGTAAATAACCTCCAGGCCAAAGTGGACGCTCTGGAGAAGTCCAACACTAAGCTGACGGAGGAG CTCGCAGTGGCAAACAACAGGATCATCACTTTACAAGAAGACGTGGAGAGAGTGAAGGAGGAGAGCTCGTATCAGCTGGAGTCCAGGAAG gCATTAAGAAGTGAGTCTGCAGCAGACGGACAGGTGCTGGGTGAAACACGCAAGCAGCTGAAAGAGGAAACTCTGCTTCGACTG GATgtggagaaggagctggaggtgcAGATTGGGATGAAGCAGGAGATGGAGCTGTCCATGAAGATGCTGGAGAAAGACATCTGTGAGAAACAGGACGCTCTGGTGgagctcagacagcagctggaggacctGCGTGTAATCAACCAACAGCTCAGCCACAAGTCACAG AGTGCAGACGCCGGCTCTAAACAGAAGAGTGAAGCCATCACCCGCCTGGAGGAGAAAATAAACCAGATGTCAGGGACTGTCAAACAGCTGGAAACCAG ATCCaaacaggcagagagggagagggatcTGGCTCTGGAGGCTAACCGGCTCTTCAAGCAGGAGTTCGGAGATAAAATCGAgagcctgcaggaggaggtggaccaGCTGAGGAAACACAG GTCAAACCTGGAGCAGGAGGTGAGGAAAGAGCGCGAGCGGAGGAGCGAGCTTCAGCTCGGCGCTGCATGCAGACAGTCCAGCAGTACTCCACGGAGGGAGCGAAGACATCCAGAGAGCGGGACCAAA CATCTCCCAGAATCCCTGTCGGTGAAAGGGGAGACTGAGCAGTTACAGAGCGGGCAGGAGGACAGAACCAGTCTGAGCTCCAGCTT GTCCCTGTCGCATCACGAGGACGAGCAG GACGAGTCCTTCGTGGAGATCAgccagccctccatgtgctcgTTGTGTGAAGACGACGAGTCCCTTCTCAAGACAAAG AAACAGTGTAAGAACTGCAGCGGCGTTTTCTGTGAGAGCTGCGTCTCCAACGAGCTGCCGTTaccttcctccatcctcccaGAGACGGTTTGCACCGCATGCTACTCACAGTTACTCCAACAATACGCTTCATCCCCAACATGA
- the rufy3 gene encoding protein RUFY3 isoform X4, translating into MSDLTPQSETPTPTTDKITQAARETIYLCNFRVSVDGEWLCLRELNDISLTPDPEPAHEDPKDPIAIERLNLMNMAKLSIKGLIESALNLGRTLDSDYAPLQQFFVVMEHCLKHGLKAKKTFLGQNKSFWGPLELVEKLTPEAGEITASVKDLPGLKTPLGRGRAWLRLALMQKKLSDYMKTIINRKDLLSEFYEANALMMEEEGAVIAGLLVGLNVIDANLCMKGEDLDSQVGVIDFSMYLKDGGHSSKSAEGDGQITAILDQKNYVEELNRHLSASVNNLQAKVDALEKSNTKLTEELAVANNRIITLQEDVERVKEESSYQLESRKALRSESAADGQVLGETRKQLKEETLLRLDVEKELEVQIGMKQEMELSMKMLEKDICEKQDALVELRQQLEDLRVINQQLSHKSQSADAGSKQKSEAITRLEEKINQMSGTVKQLETSEKDLVKQAKNLNSAAGKLLQLQQQ; encoded by the exons ATGTCTGATCTGACGCCTCAGAGCGAAACCCCGACTCCCACCACAGACAAGATCACCCAGGCCGCCCGGGAGACCATTTATCTCTGCAACTTTCGCGTGTCTGTCGATGGCGAGTGGCTCTGCCTCCGTGAGCTCAATGACATCTCCCTCACACCAGACCCAGAGCCGGCCCATGAAG ATCCTAAGGATCCGATTGCAATCGAAAGGCTTAACTTGATGAACATGGCCAAACTGAGCATCAAGGGCCTGATCGAGTCGGCTCTCAACCTGGGACGCACGCTCGACTCCGACTATGCACCTCTCCAGCAGTTCTTTGTCGTGATGGAGCACTGTCTGAAACACGGATTGAAAG CTAAGAAGACCTTCCTGGGGCAGAACAAGTCTTTCTGGGGGCCGTTGGAGCTCGTGGAGAAGCTGACTCCAGAGGCAGGAGAGATCACGGCCAGCGTCAAAGACCTGCCAGGCCTTAA AACTCCTCTAGGAAGGGGCCGCGCCTGGTTACGACTGGCCCTGATGCAGAAGAAGCTCTCCGACTACATGAAGACCATCATCAACAGGAAGGACTTgctcag tGAATTCTATGAAGCGAACGCGttgatgatggaggaggagggcgcCGTCATCGCCGGGCTGCTCGTCGGACTAAATGTCATCGATGCCAATCTGTGCATGAAGGGAGAGGACTTGGACTCACAG GTCGGGGTGATTGATTTCTCAATGTACCTCAAAGATGGCGGACACAGTAGTAAGAGTGCAGAGGG TGACGGTCAGATCACAGCGATCCTCGATCAGAAGAATTACGTGGAGGAGCTGAACAGACATTTAAG tgcATCAGTAAATAACCTCCAGGCCAAAGTGGACGCTCTGGAGAAGTCCAACACTAAGCTGACGGAGGAG CTCGCAGTGGCAAACAACAGGATCATCACTTTACAAGAAGACGTGGAGAGAGTGAAGGAGGAGAGCTCGTATCAGCTGGAGTCCAGGAAG gCATTAAGAAGTGAGTCTGCAGCAGACGGACAGGTGCTGGGTGAAACACGCAAGCAGCTGAAAGAGGAAACTCTGCTTCGACTG GATgtggagaaggagctggaggtgcAGATTGGGATGAAGCAGGAGATGGAGCTGTCCATGAAGATGCTGGAGAAAGACATCTGTGAGAAACAGGACGCTCTGGTGgagctcagacagcagctggaggacctGCGTGTAATCAACCAACAGCTCAGCCACAAGTCACAG AGTGCAGACGCCGGCTCTAAACAGAAGAGTGAAGCCATCACCCGCCTGGAGGAGAAAATAAACCAGATGTCAGGGACTGTCAAACAGCTGGAAACCAG TGAGAAGGATTTGGTGAAGCAGGCCAAAAACCTGAACTCAGCAGcagggaagctgctgcagctgcagcagcagtag